Part of the Juglans regia cultivar Chandler chromosome 14, Walnut 2.0, whole genome shotgun sequence genome, GAAaacattccatatatatataaggtcaACAATCCTAAACTACTTGGGCACCAAGCTGGCACCACAAGCTGTCCAATGGGATGGACAACACAAGCCCACTAGTTAACCCACTTACTACCATGTAAAATCAAGGCCTGAAAATTTCAAACAGTCAAACAATAgcaatatataaatcttaaatcacACAATTTTAATCCAATAAGACAAATCTGGCCCATGGGCCCTTGTTGAAGTTCAACCAAAACTTGGAATCTAGGACTTGTGGTAACATTTAggagttatattatatttttgtacacaaaaaaaaaatttaaagctttttttttaatattattttagggaTTGCAgagagtttttggtttttgttaaGCTCAACTACGTAAATTTGCTAGAAATGAAGAGCATGGTTAAACAGAATTGATACATGGCAAGAAAATAACGGAAGAGTACCTTCAACCACATCGTTGGTCGTCTTGGCAATCTCGAATCCGATGTCCTAGTTTCCCACACTTGAAGCATGTGTTGGTTCCCATCAAGCACTTCCCCCTGTGCACCTTACTGCAAGTCTGACACATCGCATGTTGTCCAGTAGCATTCTGTTGTGGCTTATTGTTCTGTGGTGGCATCTGCCCACTACTCTGGAAGGGCTTCTTGCTTAGGCTTTGCTTAGGAATCTGTTGCTTACGTTTTCTCTTATCGAATTGTTCCTCTCTCGACTGCAGATACTCCTCTACGATCATTGCCCTGTCCACTAACACATCAAAATTCCTTAACTTCAGTGCGATTAATCTATCAAGAATTTGTGGATGCAGTCCTCTCTCAAATTTCTGAGCCTTCCGTGACTCGTCTGGGATTAGATAGGGGGCAAAGCGTGACAGTTCGATGAACTTTAATGAATATTGATGTACTGACATATCGCCTTGTCTCAAATCAGCAAACTCTCTGGCCTTGGCCTCTCTAAAGACCTCAGGGAAGAATTGGTCCCTGAATACCTGCTTAAATCGTGTCCAAGTAATTGGGGTTTCTTCACCAAGCTCTTGCTTTATCAGCTTTCTGGTGTAGATCCACCACACATCAGCCACATCAGCCAGATTGTATGTGGCAAATTCGACCATCTGCTCCTCAGTGCAGTCGATGGCCCGAAAAATCTTCTCCAACCTGCTTATCCAGTTATCGGCCTCCATAACATCAGCTTTGCCGTCAAACATAGGGGGATGCAGGCGGCAGAACTGATCAAACTTACTTCTCGAATGTGCTTGCCCAGCATACACAGATGGTCTGTTGGTAAAAGCCTTGCATAGCCGTGTGGCCACATGTACAAGGGCCTCAGGATCCCTCAGAGCCCTCCTACAATCCTCATTGCACACATCAAGGGATTCATCTTGGTGTGCGATTGGGCGCTTGCTGGTGGTAGGCGCCATTTTTTAAGTGCTTACATTGAGTAGTTTTAGCAATTGTgagataaagaaataataaataacaacaaTCAATTCTAACTTGACccgttgcaagccaagtttctTTTTCGTTCTTAGGCTTAGAAATCTATAGAATCTCTTAAGCCTGGACTTTGATACCAAAATTGTAAGGTCCCTTCCCCTAGGATTAGGAATGTCACTAACATAACATCACATACGAGAGGtataaaagattccataaatgTATAAAGAAggctaaaattttcataaataaaagtcaTAAGGAAGCACTTAATAAAAAACCGTAGTCTTGTGCTTTCCAAAAAGTtccatatttaaaaagaaaatacataaataaattattaagaacTTCATAAAACTAAGTCTGGTCTTGCCATTGTCGCTATAAGATACTCCTAAACTGTGGACTCAACATCAAATACTTCCTCAGCTAGacaatcaaaacataaaaacaaaagtgagttgAATGCTTAGTGAGCAGCATATCAAAAGGTAAACATTACCACAACTTAATTAAGTTTttgcttttgaaaaatatgcataaatCTAAACATCTACATCATATTACATGCAAAATGTCATCACACACGATTACGCACTATGTGCAGGGGTTGGCATCTTGACGATCAGGATTCCACTCAAGGAATTGGGTGAAATCCCATAATAATGGAGA contains:
- the LOC109000589 gene encoding uncharacterized protein LOC109000589 isoform X2, whose translation is MQGFYQQTICVCWASTFEKLEKIFRAIDCTEEQMVEFATYNLADVADVWWIYTRKLIKQELGEETPITWTRFKQVFRDQFFPEVFREAKAREFADLRQGDMSVHQYSLKFIELSRFAPYLIPDESRKAQKFERGLHPQILDRLIALKLRNFDVLVDRAMIVEEYLQSREEQFDKRKRKQQIPKQSLSKKPFQSSGQMPPQNNKPQQNATGQHAMCQTCSKVHRGKCLMGTNTCFKCGKLGHRIRDCQDDQRCG
- the LOC109000589 gene encoding uncharacterized protein LOC109000589 isoform X1, which encodes MAPTTSKRPIAHQDESLDVCNEDCRRALRDPEALVHVATRLCKAFTNRPSVYAGQAHSRSKFDQFCRLHPPMFDGKADVMEADNWISRLEKIFRAIDCTEEQMVEFATYNLADVADVWWIYTRKLIKQELGEETPITWTRFKQVFRDQFFPEVFREAKAREFADLRQGDMSVHQYSLKFIELSRFAPYLIPDESRKAQKFERGLHPQILDRLIALKLRNFDVLVDRAMIVEEYLQSREEQFDKRKRKQQIPKQSLSKKPFQSSGQMPPQNNKPQQNATGQHAMCQTCSKVHRGKCLMGTNTCFKCGKLGHRIRDCQDDQRCG